The genomic DNA ACAATCTAAAAAACAAACTGGAATTTCAAAAGATTGGAAAAACATATTGCAAATGTACTCTATCTCAACTAGACTGAGCTTTTTAGTCATATTCTTCCTCCTTACAGTTATGCGTAATAGTTAAATAAACATATATTCCTTTTTTCATAAGTAGAAACGGAAAACCTTTATTAATAAAAAATATAAATAAAAGTTATAAACTTCTAAGAATAATACCATAATTTAACATGAATAGCACATATTATTTGAATATACAGGTAATAGTTTTGGACAGTAGCGTAAAATATGAATCGTCACACTTATTTGTTGGTTATTACTTATATGTATTAAAAATGATTAAGGTTGGATTTTAAATAGGGATAGGAAGTGAGAAATTAATAGATTGACAGTAAGTGACTATTCGAAATTAGCAGTGAAAGCTATTATGTAACAAATGTAATGATTTTTGAAGTAGAGATATAAGTGTAATTTAGGGGAGAAAATTACATATATCATGTGGAGAGACAACGTAATAATAGAAGATAAGAAATGTGAATAAGTGATTGTAAACAATGGATTGTTGGACGACTATGTTTTATGTTATTCGTTTAAATCTGATACTTGGCACACTATTGCTTTTAAGAAGGTAATAGTAATAAAGAGATTTTTAAAATGATAGAAGTAGTAAAGGGGATAAGAGAAATGAAAAAAATATTTAGTGTGCTTTTAGTGTTATTCTTAACATTTTCTACATGGTCTAGTGTATTAGTAAAGGCAGATTCACCATCTAAAGGTACTTTAACGATTCATAAGTATGAACAAGAAAAAGATGGAGCGCAGGGACTAGAAGGTGACGGTTCTGCAAATCAAGAGGTGCCAAAAGATGCGAAACCATTAAAAGGTGTAACGTTTGAAGTGAAAAAGGTTGCGTCTTTTGAAAAAATTTCAAACGATGGGAAAATCGTGAAAGAAGATGTGAAACCTGTAATGGGAGCAACTCCAACGCAAGTAGTAACAGATGATAACGGACAAGCTGTATTAAAAGATATTTCACTAGGACGTTATGAGGTGAAAGAAGTGGCAGGACCTCCACATGTTAATCTAAATCCCAATACGTATACAGTGGATATCCCATTAACGAATAAAGAGGGTAAGGTGCTAAACTATGATGTTCACATGTATCCTAAAAATGAGGTTAAACGTGGTGCAGTGGATTTAATAAAAACTGGTGTAAATGAAAAAGCATTAGCAGGTGCAGTATTCTCTTTATTTAAAAAAGACGGTACAGAAGTGAAAAAAGAGTTAGTAACAGATGCTAATGGTCATATTCGCGTGCAAGGATTGGTGTATGGAGAATACTATTTCCAAGAAACAAAAGCTCCGAAAGGCTATGTAATAGATCCAACTAAACGTGAGTTTTTTGTTAAGAACTCCGGAACAATTAATGAAGATGGAACTATTACTTCTGGTACAGTAGTTAAATTAGAAGTGAAAAACTATGAAGAACCAATAATTGATAAAAAGATTAACGGAAAATTGGAAGCGTTACCGATCAATCCGTTAACTAATTATAATTATGATATTAAAACATTAATTCCAGAAGACATTAAGGAATACAAAAAATATGTGGTAACAGATACTTTGGATAATCGTTTAGTGATTCAAGGAAAGCCAATCGTGAAAATTGATGGAGCAGAAGTAAATGCAAGCATTGTAGAGGTAGCTATAGAAGGTCAAAAAGTAACAGCTACAGTAAAAGATTTCACAAAATTAGATGGTAAAAAAGAATTTCATTTGCAAATTAAATCTCAAGTAAAAGAAGGAGTACCATCTGGTTCGGAAATTTTAAATACAGCAAAAATTGATTTTACAAATAAAAATGATGTAATTGAAGAAAAGGAATCTAAACCTGTAGTTGTTGTTCCAACAACTGGAATAATTGAGTTAACAAAAATTGATGGTGCTAATAAGAATAAATTAAAAGGTGCAGAGTTTGTACTTAAAGATAAAAATGGAAAAATAGTTGTTGTAGCAGGAAAAGAAGTAACAGGTGTATCAGATGAAAATGATGTTATTAAATGGTCTAACATTCCATATGGAGACTATCAAATTTTCGAAACGAAAGCTCCAACATATACAAAAGAAGATGGTACAAAAGCTTCTTATCAATTATTAAAAGATCCCATTGATGTAAAGATTAGCGAAAATAATCAAACGGTTAAATTAACGATTGAAAATAATAAAAGTGGATGGGTTCTTCCGGTAACGGGTGGCATAGGAACGACTCTTTTTACTGTAATAGGTCTTACGTTAATGGTTACAGCGGCATTTGTTTTCTTTAGAAAAAAGTCTGCTAATAATTAAGATTTTAGGAACATGTAACTATGGGAAAAGGGGAGAAGCAAAATGCTTCCCTCTTCTCGATATTTAAGCATATACAGAGGTGGAAATATGAAACGAAATCTTGTTTTGGGAGGTATTTTTTTATTTGGATTAGGTGTTTTTTTATATCCTACTATTAGTAATTGGTTGGCGACTCGTGCACATTATTCTGAGATTAGCTCTTACGATAAGAATATCAAAGCATTACAAAAGAAAGAAGTCGAACGTAGGGAAAAAGAAGCAGCCGAATATAATAAACAAGTTCACACTTCCACGAAAACATTTACTGATCCATTTTCTGAAAAAAAAAGTAATCATCAAGCATATGCTGATGCGTTAAATTTAGGAGATGTAATGGGGTATATTGAAATATCGAAAATTAATATAAAACTGCCAATCTATCAAGGGACATCTGAGGAAGTATTGAGCCGCGGGATAGGTCATTTAGATTTTTCTTCGCTCCCGATAGGTGGAGAAAATACGCACACTATTTTAACAGGGCATCGTGGTTTACCATCAGCAAAATTATTTACAGATTTAGATAAGTTGAGTGAAGGAGATCTTTTTTATATTCATTCTTTAGACAAAGTTCTTGCTTATAAAGTAGATCAAATTAAAGTAGTGTTACCACACGAAACGGACGATCTACAAATTGTAGAAAATAAAGATTATACAACTTTAATTACGTGTACGCCTTATGGAGTAAACACCAATAGGTTGCTAGTTCGAGGTGTGCGTGTGGAGTTAAACGGGAAAGAAAAACAAAAAGTGAGTACAGAGATATTTATATTTAATAAGTGGACTGTAATAGTTCCAATCCTATTGTTATGTGTGTTTCTAGTCGTAATTTATAAGAAAAGGTTAACTCGATAGAATGTATTTATTTATCCTGCATTAATGGGAAGTGGGACCGGAAATTCAGAGATAAGTAAAGAAAGTATATAAAGTATATAAAAGATGAAGTAAATCCTCATTGGTGAATATGTCATTTTATTCGACTATAGAAAAAATACGGTAAAGGTGGGAACAAAGGAATTGAGGCTACGATTAAAGCTGGTAAGTATTCATTTTATTGTTTTGTTAATGTTAAGTGTAAGTTTTGTCATATATGTACCAAAAGAAGTATATGGATCCACGACAAACTTAGAAGGTCTAGGTGATATATCGCGTTATAATGCAGTTGTCTTTGGTAACCATAAAGCAATAGGTGGCGACATTGAAGGAGCAACTGCAGTTCAAGGTGATATGGATGCATCGGGGTATACAATTGTAGGTGCTGCAGCGGGAACATCTAATATAGTAGGTGAAAAATGGGTTGATGAGGGATATCCGTCCTTGTTGTTGTCTGGAAAATTTAAGAAATCAAGAGAAGAATCTTTTATCATTCAAAACGGAATAGTAGTAATGACAAAAGAGAGTGATCCAGATCGCATCATACAATCCTCTTATGATCGTATCGTTTATAAAGAAAAACTAGAAATTGACGCGAAATTTAATGAATTTCGCAATATAGTGAACCAAGTCAGTAAAAATGCAGGTCAATATAAAACAAATACCCCAATTCCAAATATGAGTCATGGAATCGGAAAAGATATAAACAATCCTAATATTTATGTTTCATCAGAATTGACAGGGAAAATTAATTTAGATATAAGAGATGTATTTTTACCAAATGCTAAGGACAAAGATTTTATTGTTATGTATTCGGATGCAACAGAGGTTACATTTAAAAATGGGTCTATTCTATATGACACGAACAATATTGGAAGGGCTACAGATATAGTTCCTACATCACAACCATATTCTCCTAATTCCCCGTTTACTCAGCTATATGGGAAAGTGATTTGGGTTTTTCCAAATGCGAAAAAAATTATAACAGAGGGATATGGTGTCGTTGGTAGTGTGTTTGCCCCCAATGCTGTATTAGAAACAAAAGGCGGTTCGATTAATGGACAAGCATTTGTCGGTGCGGTACAACAAATTGGTGGATTTGAATTTCACAATTTCAAATTTAACTGGCAACATTGGAACAAGCCTAGTACTGGAAAAGTAAAAATAAAAAAAGTTGATAGTAATAATGATAATAAAAAATTGGTCGGAGCAAAGTTTCATATAGAAGATCCAAAAGGAAAAATAGTTGGAGAACTATTAACAAATGAAGAAGGAGAAGCGATATCAAAAGACTTACCAATAGGAAACTATATCCTTGTAGAAATAGAAGCGCCAAAAGACTATGAATTATTAAAAGAAAAAATAACTGTAAAAATAGAAAAAGATGCAGTAGTAGAAATTAAAATAGGAAATAAGAAATTGCCAGATCCAATAGGAAAAATGAAGTTAGTGAAAGTAGACATAAGTGATAAAAATAAAAAGCTAGCAGGGGCAAAGTTTCATATAGAAGATTCAAAAGGGAAAATAGTTGGAGAACTAGTAACAAATGAAGAAGGAGAAGTAATATCAAAAGACTTACCAATAGGAAACTATACCTTAGTGGAAGTAGAAGCACCTAAAGGTTACGAATTATTAAAAGAAAAAATAACTGTAAAAATAGAAAAAGATGCAGTAGTAGAAATTAAAATAGGAAATAAGAAATTGCCAGATCCAATGGGGAAAATGAAGCTTGTGAAAGTAGACATAAGTGATAAAAATAAAAAACTAGCAGGAGCAAAGTTTCATATAGAAGATTCAAAAGGAAAAGTAGTTGGAGAGTTAATAACAGATGAAAAAGGAGAAATGATATCAAAGGACTTACCAATAGGAAACTATACCCTAGTGGAAATAGAGGCACCTAAAGGTTATGAATTATTAAAAGAAAAAATAGCTGTAAAAATAGAAAAAGATACAGTAGTAGAAATTAAAATAGAAAATAAGAAATTGCCAGATCCGACTGGGCAATTTGAAATTGAAAAAGTTGATGATAAGGATAGTGAATTAAAGCTAAAAGGCGCTGTATTTCAAGTGTTAGATAAAGAAGGGAAAGAAGTTAGTAGATTAATAACGGATGAAAAAGGAAAGGTAATTTCCAACCAATTAGCAATTGGAAAGTATACGATTAAAGAAATAAAAGCACCGAACGGATACATGTTACTTAGGGATCCAATAGAAATAGAAATAGAAATTACAGAAGCAGTAAAGACACAAAAAATAACAGTGAAAAATGCGAAGAATAATTGGGTAATTCCTAATACTGGTGGGAGCGGAACAACAATTTTTTACGTAATTGGTATTATGCTAATGTTTGCTGTGCTATATTTCTGTAAGAAAAATCGTATATTATGAACTAATTTTATAGAGTTAGACAGATCGTTGCGTTAGAGAGTTTTAGGACATGAGTTCGGTATTGTACTGGACTCATGGTACTAAATTTGTTAAAGGAGGAAGGATAATAGTAAACATAGAATATATTAATGAATTAAAATATTTAAGAGGTGAACATGGTGGCAATAAAACAAGACGAAATTAAAGTAGTTGCCGGAGCTGGAGTGTTTAATAATAATCCAGGTTGGATTCAAACGCAAGAAGATGAACTTAACTTACTAGATAAAGCTACGTGGGAAGAAAGATTTGAATACAACTCTATTTCAGCTATTTTAGCTGAGCATGTATGGGAACACCTTACTTTTTAAGAAGGTGTAAGAGCAGCTGAAATTTGTTATGAATTTTTAAAACCATCTGGTCATATTCGGTGCGGAGTCCCTGATGCATTCTTTCAGGATGAGGCATATCAAAATATAGTTCAAATAGGGGGACCCGGTCCGAAAGATCATCCAGCAGCAAGTCATAAAATCGTTCATAATTATATAACATTAACGGAAATGTTTGAAACTGCTGGATTCGAGGTAGTTTTACTTGAATATTGTGATGAAAATGGTCGGTTTTATTACAACGAATGGGATGCAAACGACGGTGTTATTTTCCGTTCGAAAAGGTATGATTCTAGAAATAAAGGCGATAAACTTGGTTTTCCATCGCTAATTGTCGATGCGATTAAGCGTTAATCATTCAACAAAACAGGAGTTAATCCTATGATTTCATAAGTCGCAAATGCGGCTTTTTTATTTGTACGCAAATCTATATTTAATTTTCAATATTATATAACTCGATTTAGAAAATATTTAAGTTTTTCTCAGCACCATTCACTTTAAATTAACACTTCGCTGACATAAATATTTATTTTATATTTATATTCGTGTAAAATGAGATGAGAACATATATTCTATATAAGGAGGCAATTAAAATGATAGCTGAAATTGGGAAACTAACTGGTGGATATATTGTAAAATTTGAACGCGAATTTCCATATACGGTAGAGGAAGTTTGGTCTGTATTAACAGAAAACAGTAAGCTGAAAAAATGGATGTCCAATTTACAGATTGAAAGCCTTAAAACTGGTGGAATAATAAAGTTCGACATGATGGACGGTTCATTCATAAACATTGATATTTTAGAGTGTCAACTAAACTCAGTACTTGAATTTACTTGGGATAAAGACCGTGTCCGATTTGAAATACATAAAGAGGAAAATGGTACTCTTTTATTCCTAAAAGAGTACATTCATGAATTAACAGATCATACACCGAGAGATATAGCTGGTTGGCATATTTGTTTAAATCTTTTTTCTTACGTTTTAGAAGGAGAAGAGAAAGAATTTTCTAAAGATGAATGGCAACAGTGGTTTGAAATATACAAGGATAAGTTCATGAAGTGAGAGGATAATTGCATAATAGGTAATATTCATTATGTAATTATTATATTGTAAAAATGCTTTTGTGAATAAATAAGAATAGAGGTTAATATGAAAGTAAATCAATTAATTGCTAATAACATAAATAAATTAGATGCAACTATACCGTTTAATAAATCGTTTGGAATTGCTGGTTTATCTGGATCGGGTAAAACAACT from Bacillus cereus G9842 includes the following:
- a CDS encoding SpaA isopeptide-forming pilin-related protein; translation: MKKIFSVLLVLFLTFSTWSSVLVKADSPSKGTLTIHKYEQEKDGAQGLEGDGSANQEVPKDAKPLKGVTFEVKKVASFEKISNDGKIVKEDVKPVMGATPTQVVTDDNGQAVLKDISLGRYEVKEVAGPPHVNLNPNTYTVDIPLTNKEGKVLNYDVHMYPKNEVKRGAVDLIKTGVNEKALAGAVFSLFKKDGTEVKKELVTDANGHIRVQGLVYGEYYFQETKAPKGYVIDPTKREFFVKNSGTINEDGTITSGTVVKLEVKNYEEPIIDKKINGKLEALPINPLTNYNYDIKTLIPEDIKEYKKYVVTDTLDNRLVIQGKPIVKIDGAEVNASIVEVAIEGQKVTATVKDFTKLDGKKEFHLQIKSQVKEGVPSGSEILNTAKIDFTNKNDVIEEKESKPVVVVPTTGIIELTKIDGANKNKLKGAEFVLKDKNGKIVVVAGKEVTGVSDENDVIKWSNIPYGDYQIFETKAPTYTKEDGTKASYQLLKDPIDVKISENNQTVKLTIENNKSGWVLPVTGGIGTTLFTVIGLTLMVTAAFVFFRKKSANN
- a CDS encoding class C sortase, with amino-acid sequence MKRNLVLGGIFLFGLGVFLYPTISNWLATRAHYSEISSYDKNIKALQKKEVERREKEAAEYNKQVHTSTKTFTDPFSEKKSNHQAYADALNLGDVMGYIEISKINIKLPIYQGTSEEVLSRGIGHLDFSSLPIGGENTHTILTGHRGLPSAKLFTDLDKLSEGDLFYIHSLDKVLAYKVDQIKVVLPHETDDLQIVENKDYTTLITCTPYGVNTNRLLVRGVRVELNGKEKQKVSTEIFIFNKWTVIVPILLLCVFLVVIYKKRLTR
- a CDS encoding MSCRAMM family protein; its protein translation is MRLRLKLVSIHFIVLLMLSVSFVIYVPKEVYGSTTNLEGLGDISRYNAVVFGNHKAIGGDIEGATAVQGDMDASGYTIVGAAAGTSNIVGEKWVDEGYPSLLLSGKFKKSREESFIIQNGIVVMTKESDPDRIIQSSYDRIVYKEKLEIDAKFNEFRNIVNQVSKNAGQYKTNTPIPNMSHGIGKDINNPNIYVSSELTGKINLDIRDVFLPNAKDKDFIVMYSDATEVTFKNGSILYDTNNIGRATDIVPTSQPYSPNSPFTQLYGKVIWVFPNAKKIITEGYGVVGSVFAPNAVLETKGGSINGQAFVGAVQQIGGFEFHNFKFNWQHWNKPSTGKVKIKKVDSNNDNKKLVGAKFHIEDPKGKIVGELLTNEEGEAISKDLPIGNYILVEIEAPKDYELLKEKITVKIEKDAVVEIKIGNKKLPDPIGKMKLVKVDISDKNKKLAGAKFHIEDSKGKIVGELVTNEEGEVISKDLPIGNYTLVEVEAPKGYELLKEKITVKIEKDAVVEIKIGNKKLPDPMGKMKLVKVDISDKNKKLAGAKFHIEDSKGKVVGELITDEKGEMISKDLPIGNYTLVEIEAPKGYELLKEKIAVKIEKDTVVEIKIENKKLPDPTGQFEIEKVDDKDSELKLKGAVFQVLDKEGKEVSRLITDEKGKVISNQLAIGKYTIKEIKAPNGYMLLRDPIEIEIEITEAVKTQKITVKNAKNNWVIPNTGGSGTTIFYVIGIMLMFAVLYFCKKNRIL
- a CDS encoding SRPBCC family protein produces the protein MIAEIGKLTGGYIVKFEREFPYTVEEVWSVLTENSKLKKWMSNLQIESLKTGGIIKFDMMDGSFINIDILECQLNSVLEFTWDKDRVRFEIHKEENGTLLFLKEYIHELTDHTPRDIAGWHICLNLFSYVLEGEEKEFSKDEWQQWFEIYKDKFMK